In Candidatus Cloacimonas sp., the genomic stretch GTGGGAAAACCGATAATTGTAAATATAACTGCTGATGGCAGAAATATGCCAACCGAGATTTTAGTTCACCGCAAAGAACAGCAAAATACCATTTTCGGCAATATTGAATGCCTGGTTATTGAACCTAAACTGAAAGGAGAAGCAATTTTCAAGCAAAGCGGCAGAATTTTAATTTGGGTTACCAATGATGAATACAAAATTCCCGTGCGCCTGGAAAGTAAAATAACTATCGGCAGTTTTGTGGCAGTTTTGAAAAGTGCACAGCAGGTTCCTTACAAAATAAAGGTATGACACCTGATCTTTTAGCTACTGAGACCTACAATTATTATCTGCCGAAGGAATTGATTGCCCAATTTCCTGCAGCGGAAAGAACTGCCTCACGCCTGATGCAGGTTAAAAGAAAAAGCGGAGAAATAATTCATCGCAGGTTCGCGGATATTGTTCAACTGCTGAACGAAGGGGATTTAGTAATCATTAACAGCAGCAAAGTTATTCCTGCTCGCCTTTATGCTACAAAAGAAACAGGTACCACAATAGAAATTCTGCTGCTGAATAAACTAAATGAAAACACTTGGCAGTGTATTGCCTCTCCGGGGAAAAAAGTTAAACAGCCCCAATGGCTGTATTTTTCGGATAATTTAAGCGGCTTCATCAGTAAGGGCAATAGTGATGGCTTCCGAGAGATTAGTTTCACTTGCAAAAATGATTTCTGGCAAGAGCTTAACCGCATCGGGCACATCCCTTTGCCTCCATATATTGAACGCAGTGATACTGCTTTGGATAGCGAAAGGTATCAAACTGTTTATGCCAAAGAAAATGGCTCTATTGCAGCTCCTACCGCGGGTTTGCATTTTGACGCCCAAACCCTTACAGCCCTGAAAGAGAAAGGCGTGCTTTTCAGCGAAGTTATTTTACACATTGGCATTGGAACTTTCCGTCCGGTAAAAACGGAACGCATAATAGACCATAAAATGCATTCCGAACTGGTTACAATACCTCAAGCTACAGCAGACAGCATCAATTTAGCCAAAAAAGAAGGCAGAAGAATCGTCTGCATTGGAACAACCAGCACCCGCAGCGTAGAAAGCTTTTGGCAGGAAGGAAAAATGCAAAGCGGTTCAAAGTGGACTGATATCTTTATCTATCCCGGTTTTCAATTTCAAGTAACGGATGCTTTGCTCACCAATTTTCACCTGCCCAAATCTACCCTTTTAATGATGATAACTGCTTTCGGCGGCTATCAAACTATTATCCAGGCATACAATATTGCCGTTCAGGAAAAATACCGTTTTTTCAGTTACGGCGATGCAATGTTTATTGAGGATTGAATGCGTAATTACTTTTATTATGATTTATTAGACAGCACTATGCTGGAATACAAACGCTTAAAAGAACTAAATGCAGAACCCCTTTGCGTGCAAGCTAAAACTCAAAATGACGGTTTTGGCAGAGCTAATCATATTTGGCTGTCTCCTCCAGAGGGCTTATGGTTTACTTTTGATTACGAAAATAATAGAACGCTGCCTTCTTTTGCCTTATACCTGGGATTTTGCATCCACCAATGTT encodes the following:
- the queA gene encoding tRNA preQ1(34) S-adenosylmethionine ribosyltransferase-isomerase QueA; translated protein: MTPDLLATETYNYYLPKELIAQFPAAERTASRLMQVKRKSGEIIHRRFADIVQLLNEGDLVIINSSKVIPARLYATKETGTTIEILLLNKLNENTWQCIASPGKKVKQPQWLYFSDNLSGFISKGNSDGFREISFTCKNDFWQELNRIGHIPLPPYIERSDTALDSERYQTVYAKENGSIAAPTAGLHFDAQTLTALKEKGVLFSEVILHIGIGTFRPVKTERIIDHKMHSELVTIPQATADSINLAKKEGRRIVCIGTTSTRSVESFWQEGKMQSGSKWTDIFIYPGFQFQVTDALLTNFHLPKSTLLMMITAFGGYQTIIQAYNIAVQEKYRFFSYGDAMFIED